The following coding sequences are from one Nonlabens arenilitoris window:
- a CDS encoding DUF6646 family protein — protein sequence MKKILLILALIATTAATAQVYTGKGDQKFQVGADFQSGSTGVQATYDYGVGENISFGITAAYALGIDDDVSVDFDERAMLRLRFNANIGNVINVDPNLDIYPGLGFSTKNFGGHLGARYFFTDGFGLYTEAAVPFASYKTEDLTPAEDLYNQFTISFGMSFNF from the coding sequence ATGAAAAAAATATTACTTATACTGGCTCTTATAGCTACCACAGCAGCAACTGCCCAAGTTTATACAGGTAAAGGAGATCAAAAATTCCAGGTAGGAGCTGACTTTCAATCTGGATCAACAGGTGTGCAAGCCACCTATGATTATGGAGTAGGAGAGAACATTTCTTTTGGTATCACAGCAGCATATGCTTTAGGTATAGATGATGATGTAAGTGTAGATTTTGATGAGAGAGCAATGCTACGTTTACGATTTAACGCAAACATTGGAAATGTAATAAACGTCGATCCTAATTTAGATATATATCCAGGATTAGGTTTCAGTACTAAGAATTTTGGTGGTCACTTAGGTGCGCGTTATTTCTTTACTGATGGTTTTGGTTTATATACTGAGGCTGCAGTACCGTTTGCATCTTATAAAACTGAAGACTTAACACCAGCTGAAGATTTGTACAATCAGTTTACAATCAGCTTTGGAATGTCTTTCAACTTCTAG
- the pafA gene encoding alkaline phosphatase PafA: MKSFWTALLFTFLLISCGTLPQKQETLTNNSKNTQPFSTTNTVKPKLVVGIVVDQMRYDYLTRFYNRYGDGGFKRLMNHGFNLTNNHYNYVPTYTAPGHASIYTGTSPMNNGIIGNNWFDKFENKSIYNASDDSVEPVGTTNAEGKMSPRRLLTTTVTDELELHTQGRSKVIGISIKDRGAILPAGHAADAAYWYRGGDEGTFISSTFYMNELPQWVKEYNSSNPSQSYMKEWNTLYPLDSYLASGTDLNEFEKAPRGKETATFPYDLPALQDKNGGYSLLKATPYGNSLVADFAIAALHNEQMGKDHIPDFLAISFSSTDYVGHQYGVNAVELEDTYLRLDLEIERLLNALDNQVGDGNYTIFLTADHGAVNNPAYLQSQGIAAGYFENDDLEKFLKEKLTSTYGNELLIKKISNSQVFLDYQELEKAQLKSEEVQRYLSILLTNYPSVDKVFTREALTNSNFTDGVGALIQNGFHHKRSGDVVYVLEPGVISYSRTGSTHGSSQSYDTHVPLLFYGAGINKGTSAQRTHIIDIAPTISNLLGISFPNGTTGNPILSVLK, encoded by the coding sequence ATGAAATCTTTTTGGACAGCATTACTTTTTACATTTTTATTGATTAGTTGTGGTACGCTTCCGCAAAAGCAGGAAACCTTAACTAATAATAGTAAAAATACCCAACCGTTTTCTACCACAAATACAGTAAAACCTAAACTAGTAGTTGGAATTGTAGTTGATCAAATGCGCTACGATTACCTTACCCGTTTTTACAATAGATACGGTGACGGTGGTTTTAAGAGATTAATGAACCATGGTTTTAACCTGACTAATAATCATTATAACTATGTTCCTACATATACTGCACCAGGTCATGCATCCATCTACACTGGTACTTCACCTATGAATAATGGAATCATTGGAAACAACTGGTTTGATAAATTTGAAAATAAATCTATTTATAATGCTAGTGATGATAGTGTCGAGCCTGTAGGAACTACAAATGCAGAAGGTAAGATGTCTCCTAGAAGATTATTAACCACAACTGTTACAGATGAATTAGAATTACATACACAAGGACGATCTAAAGTGATAGGTATTTCTATAAAAGATCGTGGAGCAATTCTACCAGCAGGTCATGCTGCAGATGCTGCTTATTGGTATCGTGGTGGCGATGAAGGTACATTTATTTCATCTACTTTTTATATGAATGAATTACCACAATGGGTAAAGGAGTACAATTCTAGCAATCCGTCGCAATCCTATATGAAAGAATGGAATACGTTATACCCATTAGATTCATATCTTGCAAGTGGTACCGATTTAAACGAATTTGAAAAGGCGCCGCGAGGTAAAGAAACAGCGACCTTTCCTTATGATTTGCCAGCATTACAGGATAAAAATGGAGGTTATAGTCTATTGAAGGCTACACCATATGGGAATAGTCTTGTAGCAGATTTTGCCATCGCAGCCTTGCATAACGAGCAAATGGGGAAAGATCATATACCTGATTTTTTAGCGATCAGTTTTTCTAGCACAGATTATGTAGGTCATCAATATGGAGTTAATGCTGTAGAATTAGAAGACACCTATCTAAGATTAGATCTTGAAATAGAGCGACTTCTTAATGCTTTAGATAATCAAGTAGGTGATGGTAATTACACCATTTTTTTAACCGCAGACCATGGTGCAGTCAACAACCCAGCTTACTTACAATCACAAGGTATCGCTGCAGGATATTTTGAAAATGATGATTTAGAAAAGTTTTTAAAAGAAAAACTGACGTCTACATACGGGAATGAGTTACTTATAAAAAAAATATCAAACAGTCAGGTCTTCTTAGATTATCAAGAATTAGAAAAAGCTCAATTAAAATCTGAAGAAGTACAGCGATACTTAAGTATATTATTAACTAATTATCCTTCTGTTGATAAAGTTTTTACAAGAGAAGCCTTAACTAATTCAAACTTTACAGATGGAGTAGGAGCATTAATACAAAACGGATTTCATCACAAACGCAGTGGTGATGTCGTTTATGTACTTGAACCTGGTGTGATAAGCTATTCACGAACCGGTAGTACACACGGTAGCTCGCAAAGCTATGATACTCATGTGCCATTGCTATTTTATGGAGCAGGAATTAATAAAGGCACTAGTGCACAGCGTACACATATTATAGACATAGCACCTACCATTTCTAATCTTTTGGGCATCAGTTTTCCCAATGGAACTACAGGGAATCCAATACTATCTGTATTAAAATAA
- a CDS encoding MlaE family ABC transporter permease, with translation MRFLRHIGKYMLMLIGVFKRPTKTSVLRELILKEIDDLVIGSIGITAFISLFMGAVVALQTALNLDNPLIPKSLIGFATRQSIILEFAPTFISVIMAGKVGSYITSSIGTMRVTEQIDALEVMGINPLNYLIYPKIIALLFYPFLIAIIMFVGIFGGFLASVYGNLVSLEEFVIGLQDTFIPWHIAYAFIKTMVFGILLATIPSYHGYYMEGGALEVGKASTTSFVWTCVAIIVANYILTQILLTT, from the coding sequence ATGAGATTTCTAAGACACATAGGTAAATATATGTTGATGTTAATAGGTGTATTTAAAAGACCTACAAAAACATCTGTACTAAGAGAGCTGATACTTAAAGAGATCGATGACCTAGTCATAGGCTCCATAGGTATTACAGCATTTATTTCTTTATTCATGGGCGCAGTAGTAGCACTGCAGACCGCCTTGAATTTAGATAATCCATTGATTCCTAAAAGTTTGATAGGATTTGCTACCAGACAATCTATCATTTTAGAGTTTGCTCCTACCTTTATTTCTGTTATTATGGCAGGTAAAGTAGGTTCTTATATTACCTCTAGTATAGGTACTATGAGAGTGACTGAACAGATTGATGCATTAGAGGTAATGGGTATCAATCCTCTTAACTATTTAATTTACCCTAAGATTATAGCATTACTTTTCTATCCTTTCTTGATCGCTATCATCATGTTTGTTGGAATCTTTGGTGGATTTCTTGCCAGCGTTTATGGTAATTTAGTGAGTTTAGAAGAATTTGTAATAGGATTGCAGGACACTTTTATACCATGGCATATAGCATATGCTTTTATCAAAACAATGGTTTTTGGTATTCTACTAGCCACTATTCCTAGTTATCATGGTTATTATATGGAAGGCGGTGCACTTGAAGTAGGTAAAGCTTCTACAACATCTTTTGTATGGACCTGTGTTGCAATTATTGTAGCTAATTATATACTTACACAAATACTTCTGACCACATGA
- a CDS encoding ABC transporter ATP-binding protein produces the protein MIEIKNLHKGFNGEAVLKGIDARFEQGKTNMIIGASGSGKSVFLKNMLGLFEPDEGEIIYSGESLLDMDIDRKSDLRKEMGMLFQHSALFDSMTVEENIMFPLRMFSRMKLAERRERANEILERVNLVNLNKKMPSEISGGQQKRVALGRAIANNPQYLFCDEPNSGLDPKTATVIDQLIQEITHERNITTVIISHDMNSVMEIGETIVFLKDGLIAWEGSNKEIFKTDNEAVTDFVYSSDLFKKVRIAQNEGF, from the coding sequence ATGATAGAAATTAAAAACTTACATAAAGGATTTAATGGAGAAGCGGTCCTAAAAGGTATTGATGCTAGATTTGAGCAAGGTAAAACGAACATGATCATAGGTGCCAGTGGATCTGGTAAATCTGTATTCCTTAAAAATATGCTAGGGCTATTTGAACCTGATGAAGGAGAAATTATATACTCTGGTGAGTCACTATTAGATATGGATATAGATCGTAAAAGTGACTTGCGTAAAGAAATGGGTATGCTATTTCAACACAGTGCGCTCTTTGACTCTATGACAGTTGAAGAAAACATCATGTTTCCACTTAGAATGTTTTCTAGAATGAAACTTGCTGAACGTAGAGAACGAGCAAACGAAATTTTAGAACGTGTTAACCTAGTCAATCTAAATAAAAAAATGCCTAGTGAGATCTCTGGTGGACAACAAAAACGTGTTGCCCTAGGTAGAGCAATTGCAAACAATCCACAATACTTATTTTGTGATGAGCCCAATAGTGGATTAGATCCTAAAACGGCAACCGTAATCGATCAATTGATTCAAGAAATCACACACGAGCGTAACATTACGACCGTAATTATATCTCACGATATGAATTCAGTAATGGAAATAGGTGAAACTATTGTTTTCCTTAAAGACGGATTGATAGCTTGGGAAGGAAGTAACAAAGAGATTTTTAAAACAGATAATGAAGCGGTAACCGACTTTGTTTATAGTTCAGACTTATTTAAGAAAGTACGTATTGCGCAAAATGAAGGGTTTTAA
- a CDS encoding MCP four helix bundle domain-containing protein — protein MVSNKIKWSVGLFLVIALILATNFIDRNNFKRVQDSVSTIYEDRLVAKDLIYDIQLEIHEKELLIALNNTTAYLSQKNKAQNELNDSMTQFSTTKLTLEEEKVFNNLETELAALFTLENATNFTAVNGQDNSRLQQQLDLINETLLKLSDIQIKEGNRQMHIGKKAMASMELLTQMEVWIMIVLAIIIQVIILYNPKKN, from the coding sequence ATGGTCAGTAACAAGATAAAGTGGTCGGTAGGTTTATTTCTAGTCATTGCGCTTATACTCGCGACTAATTTCATAGATCGCAATAACTTTAAGCGAGTACAAGATTCGGTTTCTACTATTTATGAAGATCGTCTGGTTGCTAAGGATTTGATTTATGACATTCAGTTAGAGATTCACGAGAAAGAATTGCTTATTGCTTTAAATAATACTACGGCTTATTTATCTCAAAAGAACAAGGCTCAAAATGAATTAAATGATTCTATGACGCAGTTTTCTACCACTAAACTAACTCTCGAAGAAGAAAAAGTTTTTAATAATCTAGAAACAGAGCTGGCTGCTCTATTCACATTAGAAAACGCTACTAATTTTACAGCTGTAAACGGTCAAGACAACAGTCGCTTACAACAGCAACTAGACTTGATCAATGAGACACTTCTCAAACTGTCAGATATTCAAATAAAAGAAGGCAATCGCCAGATGCACATCGGTAAAAAGGCGATGGCGTCCATGGAGCTTTTAACTCAAATGGAAGTATGGATTATGATTGTTCTCGCCATTATCATTCAAGTTATAATTCTTTATAATCCTAAAAAGAATTAA
- a CDS encoding DUF389 domain-containing protein — MESQESQNSQTEIDNSLEVNQQKISGIWDNIMAFLHELLDIRKDSDRDETIESVRKDISFQGHNAWILIFSIFIASIGLNADSTAVVIGAMLISPLMGPIVGMGLGTAINDDTMLRRSLINLGVMMGLSLLTASLYFLITPMKEITSELDARTYPTILDVLIAIFGGLALIVAKAKKGTISNAIAGVAIATALMPPLCTAGYGIATWQLKVFGGAIYLFCINAVFIALSTYLVCKLLAFPMVKYANQAKRKRVSRLASLIGFLVLLPSIVLFYQLLQDQLRQNAVNQFMNEIVQYDGMRPNDDWNKDTQTLDIVMLGAPVPQPIVDEWKKKFNSQEHLEEANVRFYQGSTMPDVNNEGVEIVQEELIDKLRLIQDKDVRIAALEDELRRVNEQGKNFDIISEEVRLNYPQISSISYAESVNKDFITQLTDTIAEYNIRFNDTTLTQQDRGAIKTRMANWLQYRLKTDKIKINELERSVVSTTDTVEVSNP; from the coding sequence ATGGAATCACAAGAATCACAAAATTCACAGACTGAAATTGATAACAGTCTTGAAGTTAATCAGCAAAAAATTAGTGGTATTTGGGACAATATCATGGCATTTTTACATGAGCTATTAGATATTAGAAAAGACTCAGATAGAGATGAAACCATTGAGTCTGTTAGAAAAGATATTTCTTTTCAAGGTCATAATGCATGGATTCTAATCTTCTCTATTTTTATTGCTTCTATAGGACTTAATGCAGACTCAACTGCAGTTGTAATAGGAGCCATGTTAATCTCTCCACTTATGGGACCTATTGTAGGTATGGGATTAGGTACAGCGATTAACGATGATACCATGTTGCGCAGGTCGTTGATTAACCTAGGTGTAATGATGGGGTTATCACTTTTAACAGCTTCATTGTACTTTTTAATCACACCAATGAAGGAGATTACCAGCGAATTAGATGCTCGTACGTATCCTACAATACTCGATGTTCTTATTGCAATTTTTGGAGGATTAGCATTAATTGTTGCCAAAGCTAAAAAAGGGACAATATCTAATGCTATTGCTGGTGTAGCGATTGCTACAGCGTTGATGCCACCATTATGTACGGCAGGTTATGGTATTGCGACGTGGCAATTAAAGGTTTTTGGAGGTGCGATATACTTGTTTTGTATTAATGCAGTTTTCATCGCTTTATCCACTTATTTAGTGTGTAAACTTCTTGCGTTTCCTATGGTAAAATATGCCAATCAGGCCAAACGTAAACGCGTGTCCAGATTAGCTTCACTTATTGGGTTTTTAGTATTATTACCTTCTATTGTATTGTTTTATCAGTTATTACAGGACCAATTAAGACAAAATGCCGTGAATCAATTTATGAATGAAATTGTTCAATACGATGGTATGAGACCTAACGACGACTGGAATAAGGATACTCAAACCCTAGATATAGTCATGTTAGGTGCGCCAGTTCCACAACCTATCGTTGATGAATGGAAGAAAAAATTTAATTCACAAGAACATCTAGAAGAAGCCAATGTTAGATTTTATCAAGGTAGTACGATGCCTGATGTTAATAATGAAGGCGTTGAAATAGTTCAGGAAGAATTAATTGATAAATTAAGACTTATACAAGATAAAGATGTGCGAATTGCTGCCCTTGAGGATGAATTGAGGCGTGTGAATGAACAAGGTAAGAACTTTGACATCATTAGTGAAGAGGTACGATTGAACTATCCTCAAATCTCTAGTATAAGCTATGCTGAATCTGTGAATAAGGATTTTATCACACAACTTACAGACACGATTGCAGAGTATAATATCCGTTTTAACGATACGACTTTAACCCAGCAAGATCGCGGTGCGATAAAAACACGCATGGCAAACTGGTTGCAATACCGCCTTAAAACCGACAAGATTAAAATTAATGAGTTGGAACGTAGTGTGGTTAGTACTACAGATACCGTTGAAGTTTCTAATCCTTAA